From a single Lolium rigidum isolate FL_2022 chromosome 7, APGP_CSIRO_Lrig_0.1, whole genome shotgun sequence genomic region:
- the LOC124672367 gene encoding L-ascorbate oxidase homolog, translating to MATRDPRFSLPLAWWWVLLLAAAAKLSGADDPYRYFDWTVTYGPINPLGTTQQGILINGQFPGPRIDCVTNDNLIVNVVNNLDEPFLITWNGIKQRKNSWQDGVAGTNCPIPPGANYTYKFQAKDQIGTFTYFPSVALHRSAGGFGALNVYQRPAIPVPYPAPDGDFTLLVGDWYLAGHDQLRQTLDSGAPLPFPDALLVNGMPSDIFVGDQGRTYLFRVSNVGMKTSINFRIQGHSLRLAEVEGTHPVQNVYDSLDVHVGQSVAFLVTLDQPPMDYAVVASTRFNPDSTSALTSVGTLHYSSATSRAQGPLPEGPPETADWSMNQARSFRWNLTASAARPNPQGSFHYGTIQTSRTLVFASSPPVVVAGQNRYAVNGISFVVPDTPLKLVDTYNIANVIGWDSVPPRPDGGAPQLGTPVVRLNLHEFVEVVFQNTESEMQSWHLDGYDFWAVGYGNGQWTENERPNYNLVDAQARHTVQVYPNGWSAILVSLDNQGMWNLRSANWDRQYLGQQLYLRVWTPEQSFSNEYSIPTNAILCGKAAEYAH from the exons ATGGCAACAAGGGATCCGAGGTTTTCGCTGCCACTGGCGTGGTGGTGGGTGCtcctcctggcggcggcggcgaagctcTCCGGCGCAGATGACCCGTACCGCTACTTCGACTGGACTGTTACCTATGGCCCCATCAACCCGCTCGGCACCACCCAGCAG GGCATCCTGATCAACGGGCAGTTCCCGGGCCCTCGCATCGACTGCGTCACCAACGACAACCTCATCGTCAACGTCGTCAACAACCTCGACGAGCCATTCCTCATCACATG GAACGGGATCAAGCAGCGGAAGAACTCGTGGCAGGACGGAGTGGCGGGCACCAACTGCCCCATCCCGCCGGGCGCCAACTACACCTACAAGTTCCAGGCCAAGGACCAGATCGGAACCTTCACCTACTTCCCCTCCGTCGCGCTGCACCGATCCGCTGGTGGCTTCGGCGCCCTCAACGTCTACCAGCGCCCCGCCATCCCCGTCCCCTACCCGGCCCCCGACGGCGACTTCACCCTCCTCGTTGGTGACTGGTACCTcgccggccacgaccagctcaggCAGACACTGGACTCTGGCGCGCCGCTCCCGTTCCCGGACGCGCTGCTCGTCAACGGCATGCCGTCCGACATCTTCGTCGGCGACCAAG GCAGGACATATCTGTTCAGGGTGTCCAATGTCGGGATGAAGACGTCCATCAACTTCAGGATCCAGGGCCATTCTCTGAGGCTGGCGGAGGTGGAAGGCACGCACCCAGTGCAGAACGTCTACGACTCCCTCGACGTCCACGTCGGCCAGTCAGTGGCGTTCCTCGTCACCCTCGACCAGCCGCCAATGGACTACGCCGTCGTGGCATCGACACGGTTCAACCCGGATAGCACCAGCGCGCTGACGTCCGTCGGGACGCTGCATTACAGCAGCGCCACCTCCAGGGCGCAGGGCCCGCTCCCGGAGGGGCCACCGGAGACGGCAGACTGGTCCATGAACCAGGCGAGGTCGTTCCGGTGGAACTTGACAGCCAGCGCCGCTCGGCCCAACCCGCAGGGATCGTTCCATTACGGCACGATCCAGACGTCGAGGACCCTGGTGTTCGCCAGCTCACCGCCAGTCGTGGTCGCCGGGCAGAATCGGTACGCGGTGAACGGCATCTCCTTCGTTGTTCCCGACACGCCTCTCAAGCTCGTGGACACCTACAACATCGCAAACGTGATTGGCTGGGACAGTGTCCCGCCGAGGCCCGACGGCGGGGCACCCCAGTTGGGGACGCCGGTGGTCAGGCTCAACCTCCACGAGTTCGTCGAGGtcgtgttccagaacaccgagagcGAGATGCAGTCCTGGCATCTTGATGGATACGATTTCTGGGCTGTCGG GTACGGCAACGGCCAGTGGACTGAGAATGAGCGACCGAACTACAACTTAGTCGACGCGCAAGCAAGACATACAGTTCAG GTGTACCCAAACGGATGGTCCGCGATCTTGGTGTCGCTGGACAATCAAGGGATGTGGAACCTGAGGTCGGCGAACTGGGATCGGCAGTACCTCGGCCAGCAGCTGTATCTGAGGGTCTGGACGCCGGAGCAGAGCTTCTCCAATGAATACAGCATCCCGACGAACGCCATACTCTGCGGGAAAGCTGCTGAGTATGCACACTGA